In Acidisarcina polymorpha, the DNA window TTAGGGTGTTGATTAAGGACGCAGGTAGTCGACGTCTCGTAGAAGACATCCTCTGTACGGAAGCAAACTATGAGGCGATCTTCCGGAAGACAACGCTTATGCTTTTGGAAAAGCGAAGTCCGCTTGCCTCGGTCGACGACAGGTACCAGTGTGGCTGGATCAGTGAGCTCTCTAACGCTCCTTGGATGGTGTTTCTTCTGCAAAAGCGGGCGGATGCGCAATGAAACCACCAACGCTAGCTCCAAAAGATGCCAGCGAGCGCATTGCTGTTCTCGACATCCAACGCGGCATTGCCATTCTACTCATTTTCCTCGTCAACATTACCAATATGGGCAATAGTGTCTATGAGCACTTCGGTGACGCACGCCTGCTTGGTTGGCAGCCGAAGGATCGCATTTGCTGGTGGGTGATTCGTCTCTTTGTAGATGGCACCCAGCGCGGACTACTGCAGTTCCTCTTCGGCGCGGGTGCACTCATCCTACTCAGTAGAACGCAACGTCCGGAAGGACCCGTCGCGGTGGCCGATCTTTACTTCCGCCGCAACTTCTTACTAATTTTCTTCGGTCTCTTCGACATCTTCGGCCTCCTTTGGTTCGGAGATATCTTGTATCAGTACGGGGCTGCGGCGCTGTTCCTCTTCCCTTTGCGCCGCCTCAAGAGTAAGACTCTACTCGCCATTAGCTTGGCTGCTGTTGTAGTCGTTACAGCCCAGTCCGCCAACAGATATCGGCATCAAGTCGCGAGCTATACCGCATCCCAAGACGCTCAGAAGAAGCAGTCGCTACATCAACCATTAACCACTCAGGACGCGCAGGCTATCGCCCAGCGGGCTGCGAAATTAGCCTCCCTTCGCACCCCCACATCGGCTCTTGCTGAGGAACGCTCGGTCCGCATGGGTCCTTTTTGGAATTATGCCAACTGGTGCACGCATATTTGGCTCGCTTTCGTCTATCCGACGCTGGTAGGTAACGTCGCCGAGGTCTTGTTTCCCGCAATACTAGGGATGGCACTGTACAAGTTTGGCGTGACCCAGGGTGAGCGCTCCACTCTGTTCTACGCCTGTTCGGCTGTATTCTGTTACATTCCTGGTTTGGCCCTGCGCGCAAGCGACGCCTTGGTTTTCATAAAATTCGAGGGGCTGCCGAGTAAGGCCTCTATCTTTTCCGAAT includes these proteins:
- a CDS encoding DUF418 domain-containing protein; this translates as MKPPTLAPKDASERIAVLDIQRGIAILLIFLVNITNMGNSVYEHFGDARLLGWQPKDRICWWVIRLFVDGTQRGLLQFLFGAGALILLSRTQRPEGPVAVADLYFRRNFLLIFFGLFDIFGLLWFGDILYQYGAAALFLFPLRRLKSKTLLAISLAAVVVVTAQSANRYRHQVASYTASQDAQKKQSLHQPLTTQDAQAIAQRAAKLASLRTPTSALAEERSVRMGPFWNYANWCTHIWLAFVYPTLVGNVAEVLFPAILGMALYKFGVTQGERSTLFYACSAVFCYIPGLALRASDALVFIKFEGLPSKASIFSELARLLITLGHVALMNLLVRTRPGLRLLTPFKAAGRTAFSLYLIQNFLGMWILFPGFAFGLFGRFGWFGLTSIALAIMIAQLLLATLWLHFFTMGPLEWVWRSLAYNRQQPFRKHVAQFEAV